From Curtobacterium sp. SGAir0471, the proteins below share one genomic window:
- a CDS encoding PDR/VanB family oxidoreductase encodes MTAAPERRRVRVAARRQVATDVVALDLAPVDGTPLPDWEPGAHVDLEVAPGTERQYSLVTTTPEGHWRIAVLREPDGRGGSLAVHDGLTEGAEVVVAGPRNHFGFDPTRPAVFVAGGIGITPLVAMINAAERAGTPWELHYAGRSRSRMAFVDELVAAHPDRVVVAAADEHPRLNVVGLLAEPRDAVVYCCGPRGLMDAVEGAAAHWPTGSVRVERFEPAADVDAPGEPFEVELTVTGVTVTVPADRTLLEVAEEAGAFVLSSCREGTCGTCETPVLEGAVEHRDTVLSPEEQADDRTMMVCVSRARRGCPRLVLEL; translated from the coding sequence GTGACCGCCGCGCCGGAGCGTCGCCGCGTGCGGGTCGCCGCGCGCCGTCAGGTCGCGACCGACGTCGTCGCGCTCGACCTCGCACCGGTCGACGGCACGCCGCTGCCCGACTGGGAGCCCGGGGCGCACGTCGACCTCGAGGTCGCGCCGGGCACCGAGCGGCAGTACTCGCTCGTCACGACCACGCCCGAGGGGCACTGGCGCATCGCGGTCCTCCGGGAACCGGACGGCCGCGGGGGATCGCTCGCCGTGCACGACGGGCTCACGGAGGGAGCCGAGGTCGTGGTCGCCGGACCGCGGAACCACTTCGGTTTCGACCCGACCAGGCCCGCGGTGTTCGTCGCCGGCGGCATCGGGATCACGCCCCTGGTGGCGATGATCAACGCAGCGGAACGCGCCGGCACGCCCTGGGAGCTCCACTACGCCGGCCGCAGCCGGAGCCGCATGGCCTTCGTCGACGAGCTCGTCGCGGCGCACCCCGACCGGGTCGTGGTCGCCGCAGCGGACGAGCACCCGAGGCTGAACGTCGTCGGACTCCTCGCCGAACCGCGCGACGCCGTCGTGTACTGCTGTGGTCCGCGCGGGCTCATGGACGCCGTCGAGGGAGCCGCAGCGCACTGGCCCACCGGGAGCGTCCGGGTCGAGCGGTTCGAGCCGGCGGCCGACGTGGACGCCCCGGGGGAACCCTTCGAGGTCGAGCTCACCGTCACCGGCGTGACCGTCACGGTGCCGGCCGACCGCACGCTGCTCGAGGTCGCCGAGGAGGCGGGCGCCTTCGTCCTGTCCTCGTGCCGCGAGGGCACGTGCGGCACCTGCGAGACCCCCGTCCTCGAGGGCGCGGTGGAGCACCGGGACACCGTGCTCAGTCCCGAGGAGCAGGCCGACGACCGGACGATGATGGTGTGCGTCTCACGTGCCCGGCGCGGCTGCCCGCGCCTGGTCCTGGAACTGTGA
- a CDS encoding ABC transporter permease — MVTLQEVAETRAVRAAARRTAPRSRRSVSWWQPVVVLAVLVGIWYAAAAYYDHVRGLAFLVPYPHLVAKAIVAPTMPDGSPSTFGSDLWSALGRTTVVSLVGLGFAIVIGVVWAMAMAQAKWLERSLYPYAVVLQCVPILALVPLIGALFGYEFASRVIVTVMIALFPMVSNTLFGLQSADRGQRELFRLQRASRFAQLVKLQFPAALPSIFVGLRTSAGLSVIGAIVGDQFFQRGNPGLGVLIQVTASRLMGPELYATIIIASLYGVAVFLVFGLIGRLAVGRWHDFS; from the coding sequence ATGGTCACCCTGCAGGAGGTCGCCGAGACCCGTGCCGTCCGAGCGGCCGCACGCCGCACCGCACCGCGCTCCCGCCGGAGCGTGTCCTGGTGGCAGCCCGTCGTCGTCCTCGCCGTGCTCGTCGGCATCTGGTACGCCGCTGCCGCCTACTACGACCACGTCCGCGGCCTCGCGTTCCTGGTGCCGTACCCGCACCTCGTGGCGAAGGCGATCGTCGCCCCCACGATGCCCGACGGATCGCCCTCGACCTTCGGCAGCGACCTGTGGTCCGCGCTCGGTCGCACCACGGTGGTGTCCCTCGTCGGCCTCGGCTTCGCGATCGTGATCGGCGTCGTCTGGGCGATGGCGATGGCGCAGGCGAAGTGGCTCGAGCGCTCGCTCTACCCGTACGCGGTGGTGCTGCAGTGCGTGCCGATCCTGGCGCTCGTGCCCCTCATCGGCGCCCTGTTCGGCTACGAGTTCGCGAGCCGGGTCATCGTCACGGTGATGATCGCCCTGTTCCCGATGGTGTCGAACACCCTGTTCGGGCTGCAGTCAGCCGACCGTGGGCAGCGTGAGCTCTTCCGGCTGCAGCGGGCGAGCCGGTTCGCCCAGCTGGTGAAGCTGCAGTTCCCCGCCGCGCTGCCGTCGATCTTCGTCGGCCTCCGGACCTCGGCCGGCCTCAGCGTCATCGGCGCGATCGTCGGCGACCAGTTCTTCCAGCGCGGCAACCCCGGGCTCGGCGTCCTCATCCAGGTGACCGCCTCGCGGCTGATGGGACCGGAGCTCTACGCGACGATCATCATCGCCTCGCTGTACGGCGTCGCCGTCTTCCTCGTGTTCGGACTGATCGGCCGTCTCGCCGTCGGCCGCTGGCACGACTTCAGCTGA
- a CDS encoding FAD-binding oxidoreductase, whose amino-acid sequence MTTVTPTSPTVPAEALAALRAELVDLLGERGVSADERTRARASVDEATMSPILSAQLPLGLADLVAYPASAEHVAATLAAAVRHGVPVTTRGKGTGNYGQGIPLHGGLVLDTSRARAVVEVGDGWITAEAGASMVALEQAAAAAGQQLWMYPSTAQSTIGGFLSGGSGGTGSIAHGSNWQGFVTALDVALPGSGELLHVEGDEAQPFVHTYGTAGVIARATVRLEPLQEWRAVYASFPTFEDALVAVRTLRGLDPVPRLVSADRAEVAATLPSDTAIPDDRASLRAIIDDVMLDEARALIEQAGGTVSDVREGLQQTTKVSMLSYNHPIWWLKRNTPDTEYFHVEVGGEALIDRIAEVEAVYPGGMLHIEAAHVGPIGMLTAPYTGAEDVYAGYPVLRDLGVRVHSPHQYYVDHGVEELVALKRRTDPEGLLNPGHVIDPSLVVSGGSTASAQPVVPGFGK is encoded by the coding sequence ATGACCACCGTCACCCCCACCTCCCCCACCGTCCCGGCCGAGGCGCTCGCGGCGCTCCGCGCCGAGCTCGTCGACCTGCTCGGTGAACGCGGCGTCAGCGCCGACGAGCGCACCCGCGCCCGCGCCTCCGTCGACGAGGCGACCATGAGCCCGATCCTCAGCGCGCAGCTGCCGCTCGGACTCGCCGACCTCGTCGCGTACCCGGCGTCCGCCGAGCACGTCGCCGCGACGCTCGCCGCGGCCGTCCGGCACGGTGTCCCGGTCACCACGCGCGGCAAGGGCACCGGCAACTACGGCCAGGGCATCCCGCTGCACGGCGGGCTCGTGCTCGACACCTCGCGGGCGCGGGCCGTCGTCGAGGTCGGCGACGGCTGGATCACCGCCGAGGCCGGCGCCTCGATGGTGGCCCTCGAGCAGGCCGCAGCCGCAGCCGGGCAGCAGCTCTGGATGTACCCGTCGACCGCGCAGTCCACCATCGGCGGGTTCCTGTCCGGCGGGTCCGGCGGCACCGGCTCGATCGCCCACGGCTCGAACTGGCAGGGGTTCGTCACCGCGCTCGACGTCGCTCTGCCCGGCTCGGGCGAGCTGCTGCACGTCGAGGGTGACGAGGCGCAGCCGTTCGTGCACACCTACGGCACCGCCGGCGTCATCGCCCGGGCGACCGTCCGGCTCGAGCCGCTGCAGGAGTGGCGCGCGGTGTACGCCTCGTTCCCGACCTTCGAGGACGCCCTCGTCGCGGTCCGGACCCTGCGTGGGCTCGACCCCGTGCCGCGACTCGTCAGCGCCGACCGGGCCGAGGTCGCCGCGACCCTGCCGTCGGACACCGCGATCCCGGACGACCGTGCGAGCCTGCGCGCGATCATCGACGACGTCATGCTCGACGAGGCCCGCGCCCTGATCGAGCAGGCCGGCGGCACCGTGTCCGACGTCCGCGAGGGCCTGCAGCAGACCACCAAGGTGTCGATGCTGTCCTACAACCACCCGATCTGGTGGCTGAAGCGGAACACGCCGGACACCGAGTACTTCCACGTCGAGGTCGGCGGCGAGGCGCTCATCGACCGGATCGCCGAGGTCGAGGCGGTCTACCCGGGCGGGATGCTGCACATCGAGGCGGCGCACGTCGGCCCGATCGGCATGCTCACCGCGCCCTACACCGGTGCCGAGGACGTCTACGCCGGGTACCCGGTGCTCCGTGACCTGGGCGTCCGGGTGCACAGCCCGCACCAGTACTACGTCGACCACGGCGTCGAGGAGCTCGTGGCCCTGAAGCGGCGCACCGACCCCGAGGGGCTGCTCAACCCGGGGCACGTCATCGACCCGTCGCTCGTCGTCAGCGGTGGTTCGACCGCCTCAGCGCAGCCCGTCGTGCCGGGGTTCGGCAAGTGA
- a CDS encoding amidohydrolase family protein — protein MDATAPRQVGLLRSALLPDGRLVDVAIDGDTVSAVAPAGTLTAPDDAVLDLDGRLLLTAPAEPHAHLDKALSADAIRPPLGDLGAAIASWSAHATTMTVEDVADRARTAALALLAAGTTSVRTHVDVLSGRRTVADAPAPVESATRGARALVHVRDELAGLMDIELVALAGPLAPDHHVEAVLDCGVDLVGGAPHLAEDPLADVDRLLAIAERRGVGVDLHTDESLDGPVTLDHYARAVTRLSRDERTGRQYSAGHCVRLGTLGPERLAEVVADVAAADLGIITLPITNLYLQGWQHPVSTPRGLTAIRALTEAGVRVAAGADNVRDPFNPVGRSDALETASLLVSAGHVTPDQAYAMVSDTARSVMGLPAAGPVPGRRADLLAIAATSVTDAVANAPADRIVLSRGRLVAHTEVRTTVAAPASARAAAPVPA, from the coding sequence ATGGACGCCACAGCACCCCGTCAGGTCGGGCTCCTGCGCTCCGCGCTGCTGCCGGACGGCCGTCTGGTCGACGTCGCGATCGACGGGGACACCGTGTCCGCCGTCGCTCCGGCCGGCACCCTCACCGCACCCGACGACGCCGTGCTCGACCTCGACGGGCGCCTGCTGCTCACGGCCCCGGCCGAGCCGCACGCGCACCTCGACAAGGCCCTGAGCGCCGATGCCATCCGGCCGCCGCTCGGCGACCTCGGTGCCGCGATCGCCTCGTGGTCCGCGCACGCCACCACGATGACCGTCGAGGACGTCGCCGACCGGGCACGGACCGCCGCACTGGCCCTGCTCGCCGCCGGCACCACCTCCGTCCGCACCCACGTGGACGTGCTGAGCGGCCGCCGCACCGTCGCGGATGCTCCCGCACCGGTCGAGTCGGCCACCCGCGGCGCCCGGGCCCTCGTGCATGTCCGCGACGAGCTCGCCGGCCTGATGGACATCGAGCTCGTCGCCCTCGCCGGCCCGCTCGCCCCCGACCATCACGTCGAGGCCGTCCTCGACTGCGGCGTCGACCTGGTCGGCGGCGCCCCGCACCTCGCCGAGGATCCGCTCGCCGACGTCGACCGACTGCTCGCGATCGCCGAGCGCCGCGGGGTCGGGGTCGACCTGCACACCGACGAGAGCCTGGACGGGCCCGTCACCCTCGACCACTACGCCCGCGCCGTCACGCGGCTGTCGCGCGACGAGCGCACGGGCCGCCAGTACTCCGCCGGGCACTGCGTCCGGCTCGGCACGCTCGGCCCGGAGCGACTCGCGGAGGTCGTCGCCGACGTCGCTGCGGCGGACCTCGGCATCATCACCCTGCCGATCACCAACCTGTACCTGCAGGGGTGGCAGCACCCGGTGTCCACCCCGAGGGGACTCACCGCGATCCGCGCCCTCACCGAGGCCGGCGTGCGGGTCGCCGCGGGCGCGGACAACGTCCGCGACCCGTTCAACCCGGTCGGGCGGAGCGACGCCCTCGAGACGGCGAGCCTGCTCGTGTCGGCCGGGCACGTCACGCCGGACCAGGCGTACGCGATGGTGAGCGACACCGCCCGGAGCGTGATGGGCCTCCCGGCCGCCGGTCCCGTCCCCGGACGGCGAGCCGACCTGCTCGCGATCGCCGCGACGAGCGTCACCGACGCGGTCGCGAACGCGCCCGCCGACCGCATCGTCCTGTCCCGCGGGCGGCTCGTCGCCCACACCGAGGTCCGCACGACGGTCGCTGCACCGGCCTCCGCCCGTGCCGCGGCCCCCGTCCCCGCCTGA
- a CDS encoding ABC transporter substrate-binding protein, with the protein MRTTTRLGVATAALAATALALTGCAAGSSAGTTASSASAKAATGPAIDLSDVCPATVVVQTDWNPEGEHGHLYEMLGPNPSIDASGKTVTGDLYANGKSTGVKLEIRAGGPAIGYTKVASQMYQDKDITLGYMSTDEQVQFSGNLPTTAVFAENDSSPMSIMWDPKTYPDVDSIEDLGKELEKNGGVVRYFNGAAYMTYLEQSGILPKKVLDGSYDGTPSKFVSAGGKDAQQGFATAEPYIYQNQVAAWGKKVAYKPVSSTGWNPYPEAMSVRTGDLSKLTPCLQKLVPVMQQADVDYLKAPEATNDLITQLVQQYNNGWTYDSKVGAFAASQMVKLGLAKDTDGYIGSMDEQRMQDFIEKATPVFAGTGDVKSDLKPSDLYTNEFLDKSIGLGN; encoded by the coding sequence ATGCGCACCACCACCCGACTCGGCGTCGCCACCGCAGCCCTCGCGGCGACCGCCCTCGCCCTGACCGGATGCGCCGCCGGCTCGTCCGCCGGCACCACGGCGTCGAGCGCCAGCGCGAAGGCCGCGACCGGCCCCGCGATCGACCTGTCCGACGTCTGCCCGGCGACGGTCGTCGTCCAGACCGACTGGAACCCCGAGGGCGAGCACGGCCACCTGTACGAGATGCTCGGCCCGAACCCGTCGATCGACGCCTCGGGCAAGACCGTCACCGGCGACCTGTACGCCAACGGCAAGAGCACCGGCGTGAAGCTCGAGATCCGCGCCGGCGGCCCCGCGATCGGCTACACGAAGGTCGCCTCGCAGATGTACCAGGACAAGGACATCACCCTCGGCTACATGTCCACCGACGAGCAGGTGCAGTTCTCCGGCAACCTGCCCACCACCGCCGTCTTCGCCGAGAACGACTCGTCCCCGATGTCCATCATGTGGGACCCGAAGACCTACCCCGACGTCGACTCCATCGAGGACCTCGGCAAGGAGCTCGAGAAGAACGGCGGCGTCGTCCGCTACTTCAACGGTGCCGCGTACATGACGTACCTCGAGCAGTCCGGCATCCTGCCGAAGAAGGTCCTCGACGGCAGCTACGACGGCACCCCGTCGAAGTTCGTCTCGGCCGGCGGCAAGGACGCACAGCAGGGCTTCGCGACCGCCGAGCCGTACATCTACCAGAACCAGGTCGCCGCCTGGGGCAAGAAGGTCGCCTACAAGCCGGTCTCGAGCACCGGGTGGAACCCGTACCCCGAGGCCATGTCCGTCCGCACCGGCGACCTGTCGAAGCTCACGCCCTGCCTGCAGAAGCTCGTCCCCGTCATGCAGCAGGCCGACGTCGACTACCTGAAGGCCCCCGAGGCGACGAACGACCTCATCACCCAGCTCGTGCAGCAGTACAACAACGGCTGGACCTACGACTCGAAGGTCGGCGCGTTCGCGGCGTCGCAGATGGTCAAGCTCGGTCTGGCGAAGGACACCGACGGCTACATCGGCTCGATGGACGAGCAGCGCATGCAGGACTTCATCGAGAAGGCCACGCCGGTGTTCGCCGGTACCGGTGACGTCAAGAGCGACCTGAAGCCGTCCGACCTGTACACGAACGAGTTCCTCGACAAGTCCATCGGTCTGGGCAACTGA
- a CDS encoding PucR family transcriptional regulator, translated as MIPVAEFLPLLPEGTALLVGPASGTVATVRGIVGPPEHVGRLLGTEDGAVVLLTPVERFDARFDVLLRRAAAAGVPVLLVGTVDGTPRPGAGTAALAERLGVAVVVTPDPWAASVRVHELIGSGDAPAARAAVVAARVGLDAGPALDELFARLERELGHAIRFLDASGRPLRGAGVAPATAALLARTVGTSEPVWATDDRETVVAVPVPTGIGPRAWLAVGTTTPLRAERAVLATALRVAAVAAGHRLVLTRLDDERDARYRMAMLDDLRAADGAPAPPLVQRTIAAGWELDAWHVGVRLVARGPVDAVALRGEVETAFGGHGLDVVVVEQTDGWAVWSSTPDEPDRAAVAALAASVRAAQNALRSAVDTNAGVGSVHAGPAGLVRTLGEAGDAVRLAAARPESGFFVHVDRLGLAQLLLAWTQTDTFLPAAEQLLAPLERGGGALRSTLAAYLDAESSVAETAAVLGVHRNTVADRIDRVQRLLGVDLGDPETRLALHLATRALGGA; from the coding sequence GTGATCCCGGTCGCCGAGTTCCTGCCCCTGCTGCCGGAGGGCACCGCGCTGCTCGTCGGACCGGCGTCGGGCACGGTCGCCACCGTCCGCGGCATCGTCGGCCCACCCGAGCACGTCGGTCGGCTGCTCGGGACGGAGGACGGAGCGGTCGTCCTGCTCACCCCGGTCGAACGGTTCGACGCGCGCTTCGACGTGCTGCTCCGTCGCGCGGCGGCCGCCGGGGTCCCCGTGCTCCTCGTCGGGACCGTCGACGGCACGCCGCGGCCGGGAGCCGGCACCGCCGCCCTCGCCGAGCGACTCGGCGTGGCGGTGGTCGTCACCCCGGATCCGTGGGCGGCCTCGGTCCGGGTGCACGAGCTCATCGGGTCGGGCGATGCGCCCGCTGCCCGCGCCGCCGTCGTCGCGGCGCGCGTCGGGCTCGATGCCGGGCCCGCCCTGGACGAGCTGTTCGCGCGGCTCGAACGCGAGCTCGGCCACGCGATCCGGTTCCTCGACGCGTCGGGGCGCCCCCTGCGCGGAGCGGGCGTCGCACCGGCGACCGCCGCACTGCTCGCGCGCACGGTGGGGACGAGCGAACCGGTCTGGGCGACCGACGACCGTGAGACCGTCGTGGCCGTGCCCGTCCCGACCGGCATCGGACCGCGGGCGTGGCTCGCGGTGGGGACCACGACGCCGTTGCGCGCCGAACGGGCGGTGCTGGCGACCGCGCTCCGGGTGGCGGCGGTCGCGGCCGGCCACCGGCTCGTGCTCACCCGGCTCGACGACGAGCGCGACGCCCGCTACCGGATGGCGATGCTCGACGACCTCCGTGCCGCCGACGGAGCACCCGCCCCGCCCCTGGTGCAACGGACCATCGCCGCCGGGTGGGAGCTGGACGCCTGGCACGTCGGCGTCCGGCTCGTCGCACGGGGTCCGGTCGACGCCGTGGCGCTGCGGGGCGAGGTCGAGACGGCCTTCGGCGGGCACGGACTCGACGTCGTGGTCGTGGAGCAGACCGACGGGTGGGCAGTGTGGTCCTCGACGCCCGACGAACCCGATCGTGCCGCGGTCGCCGCGCTCGCCGCCTCGGTCCGTGCGGCGCAGAACGCCCTGCGCTCCGCGGTCGACACGAACGCCGGTGTCGGCAGCGTGCACGCCGGTCCGGCGGGACTCGTGCGGACGCTCGGCGAGGCGGGTGACGCCGTCCGCCTGGCCGCCGCGCGTCCGGAGTCGGGCTTCTTCGTGCACGTCGACCGGCTCGGGCTCGCGCAGCTGCTGCTCGCGTGGACGCAGACGGACACGTTCCTGCCCGCGGCCGAACAGCTCCTCGCGCCGCTGGAGCGCGGGGGCGGGGCGCTCCGCTCGACCCTCGCGGCGTACCTCGACGCGGAGTCCTCGGTCGCGGAGACCGCCGCGGTGCTCGGGGTGCACCGGAACACCGTGGCGGACCGGATCGACCGGGTGCAGCGGCTGCTCGGTGTGGACCTCGGCGACCCGGAGACCCGGCTCGCGCTGCACCTGGCGACGCGGGCGCTCGGCGGGGCCTAG
- a CDS encoding ABC transporter ATP-binding protein, translating to MNREPEVPVTTTAPPPVTTTDTLLDFRNVEMTFPNGTVALQGVDLTVDRGQFVSVVGPSGCGKSTLLRIASGLESASDGTADVAAHRIGYVFQDATLLPWRTVQGNVELLAELGHVSKAERAAKAARAIDLVGLNGFETNLPKQLSGGMRMRVSLARSLTLDPELFLFDEPFGALDEITRERLNDELLRLFVEQQFAGLFITHSVSEAVYLSTEVVVMSGRPGSIVGRFDVPFPMPRDPDIRFTPEFAELVGEVSHALREGHR from the coding sequence GTGAACCGAGAACCCGAGGTGCCCGTGACCACCACCGCCCCGCCGCCCGTCACCACGACGGACACGCTGCTCGACTTCCGGAACGTCGAGATGACCTTCCCGAACGGCACCGTCGCCCTGCAGGGCGTCGACCTCACCGTCGACCGCGGGCAGTTCGTCTCCGTCGTCGGCCCCTCCGGCTGCGGCAAGTCGACCCTGCTGCGCATCGCCTCCGGCCTCGAGTCGGCGTCCGACGGGACCGCCGACGTCGCCGCCCACCGGATCGGGTACGTGTTCCAGGACGCGACCCTGCTGCCGTGGCGCACCGTGCAGGGCAACGTCGAGCTGCTCGCCGAGCTCGGGCACGTGTCGAAGGCCGAACGGGCCGCCAAGGCCGCGCGGGCGATCGACCTGGTCGGGCTGAACGGCTTCGAGACGAACCTGCCGAAGCAGCTGTCCGGCGGCATGCGGATGCGCGTCTCGCTCGCCCGGTCGCTGACGCTCGACCCCGAGCTGTTCCTGTTCGACGAGCCGTTCGGCGCCCTCGACGAGATCACCCGCGAGCGCCTGAACGACGAGCTCCTGCGGCTCTTCGTCGAGCAGCAGTTCGCCGGCCTGTTCATCACCCACTCGGTGTCCGAGGCCGTGTACCTGTCCACCGAGGTCGTCGTCATGTCGGGACGCCCGGGCAGCATCGTCGGCCGGTTCGACGTGCCGTTCCCGATGCCCCGCGACCCCGACATCCGCTTCACCCCCGAGTTCGCCGAGCTGGTCGGCGAGGTCTCGCACGCGCTCCGGGAAGGACACCGCTGA
- a CDS encoding creatininase family protein has product MSGATNPGPAARSRLLAELSGPAVAAGIGPDSIVVQPTGAVEHHGPHLPLVTDFLLADHIGGAAVERAAAEGLDVWQLPTLAFTKSDEHSWAPGTVWLDESTMFDTAVQIGRAVALTGAGSLVFANGHGGNVALLQVALREIRKRYGLKTFLMPTLARMPGPSGEDADERGLGIHGGAAETSMILHLRPDLVDMSLAERWVPDHLAEFEKIRFNGGPVSFGWLSNDFGTPGVVGDASRATAAYGQALWDLSLDEAVASLHEIARFDPTVAKPAIGAGAGAAGAGTAGSGATSAGAAGADAGAGAGAGAGDGPLAADVVAVP; this is encoded by the coding sequence GTGAGCGGCGCGACGAACCCGGGTCCGGCCGCCCGCTCGCGTCTGCTCGCCGAGCTGTCGGGTCCGGCGGTCGCCGCCGGGATCGGTCCCGACTCGATCGTCGTGCAGCCGACCGGTGCCGTCGAGCACCACGGGCCGCACCTGCCGCTCGTCACCGACTTCCTGCTCGCCGACCACATCGGCGGTGCGGCCGTCGAGCGCGCCGCTGCCGAGGGCCTCGACGTGTGGCAGCTGCCGACGCTGGCGTTCACGAAGTCGGACGAGCACAGCTGGGCGCCGGGCACCGTGTGGCTCGACGAGTCGACGATGTTCGACACCGCCGTGCAGATCGGCCGGGCCGTGGCGCTCACGGGTGCCGGGTCGCTCGTCTTCGCGAACGGGCACGGTGGGAACGTCGCCCTGCTGCAGGTCGCCCTGCGGGAGATCCGGAAGCGGTACGGCCTGAAGACGTTCCTGATGCCCACGCTCGCGCGGATGCCCGGCCCGTCCGGCGAGGACGCCGACGAGCGCGGGCTCGGGATCCACGGCGGAGCGGCGGAGACGTCGATGATCCTGCACCTGCGGCCCGACCTGGTGGACATGTCGCTCGCGGAGCGGTGGGTACCGGACCACCTGGCGGAGTTCGAGAAGATCCGCTTCAACGGCGGGCCGGTGTCCTTCGGGTGGCTGTCGAACGACTTCGGGACGCCCGGGGTCGTCGGTGACGCGAGTCGGGCGACCGCGGCGTACGGGCAGGCGCTGTGGGACCTGTCGCTCGACGAGGCCGTGGCGTCCCTGCACGAGATCGCCCGGTTCGACCCGACGGTCGCGAAGCCCGCGATCGGTGCCGGCGCGGGTGCTGCCGGCGCAGGTACTGCCGGCTCGGGCGCTACCAGCGCGGGTGCTGCTGGTGCTGATGCCGGTGCCGGTGCCGGTGCCGGTGCCGGCGATGGTCCGCTCGCGGCGGACGTGGTGGCGGTGCCGTGA
- a CDS encoding helix-turn-helix domain-containing protein has translation MSTGTTTETDRVVDDQTQRIGEHIRARRRAARLTLVQVAELTGLSHPFLSQVERGHSRASMVSLEKIAAALGTTQVELLAAGAPERSDQEDRGPEVIRAGEGARGPFSSGEARLLVHAGPHAFEPLEWTGENTDLGDYFEHREDEFLTVLAGDVLLDLRGQEPLRLGPGDSAYYRGGTGHRWCSADGSRFHMIVVKETPRAAVVAGAGPVPNGVVA, from the coding sequence GTGAGCACCGGCACCACCACCGAGACCGACCGCGTCGTCGACGACCAGACCCAGCGGATCGGGGAGCACATCCGCGCCCGTAGACGCGCCGCACGGCTGACCCTCGTGCAGGTCGCCGAGCTGACCGGGCTGTCACACCCGTTCCTCAGCCAGGTCGAACGCGGGCACTCCCGCGCGAGCATGGTGTCCCTCGAGAAGATCGCCGCGGCGCTCGGCACCACCCAGGTCGAGCTGCTCGCCGCGGGCGCCCCGGAACGGTCGGACCAGGAGGACCGCGGTCCCGAGGTCATCCGCGCGGGCGAGGGTGCCCGCGGCCCGTTCTCGAGCGGCGAGGCGAGGCTCCTCGTGCACGCCGGCCCGCACGCCTTCGAGCCGCTCGAGTGGACCGGGGAGAACACCGACCTCGGCGACTACTTCGAGCACCGCGAGGACGAGTTCCTCACCGTGCTCGCCGGCGACGTCCTGCTCGACCTCCGCGGCCAGGAGCCCCTGCGCCTCGGACCGGGTGATTCCGCGTACTACCGCGGCGGCACCGGGCACCGCTGGTGCAGCGCCGACGGCAGCCGGTTCCACATGATCGTGGTCAAGGAGACGCCGCGTGCCGCAGTGGTCGCGGGCGCCGGACCGGTCCCGAACGGGGTGGTCGCGTGA
- a CDS encoding pyridoxine/pyridoxamine 5'-phosphate oxidase, with product MTVLPGQAAAADDAAAAQHDAAAAPADPLVLAASWLPSAGDGPGPTMTLSTLGLDGYPAARTVLLSCFDGERLHFHTDSRSRKAAELAALPRAAVTLVWPEAARQLVVVGDVTPVTDAEARTAYAARTRYLQVLAWVNDHAAAADTPARRRELWAAFEHERPGTDLEPPSTWAGFALTPVRMLFWRGATDAASNRLAYERQADGSWSQESLPG from the coding sequence GTGACCGTCCTGCCGGGGCAGGCGGCTGCCGCCGACGACGCTGCCGCCGCGCAGCACGACGCTGCCGCTGCCCCGGCCGACCCGCTCGTCCTGGCGGCGTCGTGGTTGCCGTCCGCCGGGGACGGGCCCGGTCCGACCATGACCCTGTCCACGCTCGGCCTCGACGGCTACCCCGCCGCCCGGACCGTGCTGCTGTCGTGCTTCGACGGGGAGCGCCTGCACTTCCACACCGACAGCCGGAGCCGGAAGGCCGCCGAGCTCGCCGCACTCCCCCGCGCCGCCGTCACCCTCGTCTGGCCCGAGGCCGCACGGCAGCTCGTGGTCGTCGGCGACGTGACACCCGTCACCGACGCCGAAGCCCGCACCGCCTACGCCGCCCGGACCCGGTACCTGCAGGTGCTGGCGTGGGTGAACGACCACGCGGCCGCGGCCGACACCCCCGCACGCCGGCGGGAGCTCTGGGCGGCGTTCGAGCACGAGCGGCCGGGCACCGACCTGGAACCGCCGTCGACGTGGGCCGGGTTCGCGCTCACGCCGGTGCGGATGCTGTTCTGGCGGGGCGCGACCGATGCCGCGAGCAACCGGCTCGCCTACGAGCGCCAGGCCGACGGCTCCTGGTCGCAGGAGTCCTTGCCCGGCTGA